Proteins from a genomic interval of Treponema brennaborense DSM 12168:
- a CDS encoding DUF763 domain-containing protein — translation MIVVMNRTGHADLPLHGGTVPKWLAERMKTLGGLIIESLVYNYGKREVLSRLSDPLWFQSLGAVLGMDWHSSGITTSVMYALKRSVNPHARELGVCICGGRGVYSRRTPDELRFLADATGLDGDTLVRASKLCAKVDNTAVQDGFQLYQHNFIVTDDGDWAVVQQGMNPLTKTARRYHWCSPSVTSFVEEPHAGIVGENRGTILNLTDRRSRPARDAITDMARERPDRLVAEIRLMQRCRDVAPAEREADPMQPELFPVAGAAAVRTGAVSPFTAAPLLAPAPVSDISGSYRSIVLPARHEVTAADVDLKRLGAVLSTAYENGTENFENLLLTEGLGPRTLQSLALVSEVVYGAPARFTDPARFSFAHGGKDGHPFPVPCRIYDESIRVLRGCIEQSKLGLTDKNECLRRLHTTALQIESNCDPEADFSRTVAYERAHSAEWDGRIAGSC, via the coding sequence ATGATAGTCGTCATGAACCGAACCGGACACGCAGATCTTCCGCTGCACGGCGGAACCGTACCGAAGTGGCTTGCCGAACGGATGAAGACGCTCGGAGGCCTTATCATCGAATCTCTCGTATATAATTACGGCAAACGGGAAGTGCTTTCCCGCTTGAGCGATCCGCTGTGGTTTCAGTCGCTCGGCGCGGTGCTCGGTATGGACTGGCATTCGTCGGGAATCACGACGAGCGTCATGTACGCGCTCAAACGGAGCGTAAATCCGCACGCGCGTGAACTCGGCGTCTGTATCTGCGGAGGGCGCGGCGTGTATTCGCGGCGGACACCGGACGAGCTGCGTTTTTTGGCCGATGCGACGGGACTCGACGGCGACACGCTGGTTCGGGCGAGCAAGCTGTGCGCGAAGGTCGACAATACCGCGGTGCAGGACGGTTTTCAGCTGTACCAGCATAATTTTATCGTAACGGACGACGGCGACTGGGCCGTCGTACAGCAAGGCATGAATCCGCTGACAAAAACGGCGCGCCGCTATCATTGGTGTTCGCCGTCGGTAACTTCGTTCGTCGAAGAACCTCACGCGGGCATCGTGGGAGAAAACCGGGGAACGATACTGAATCTGACCGATCGGCGTTCCCGGCCGGCGCGCGACGCCATCACGGACATGGCGCGCGAACGTCCCGATCGGCTCGTTGCCGAAATACGGCTCATGCAGCGCTGCCGAGACGTCGCACCCGCAGAACGCGAGGCTGATCCGATGCAGCCGGAACTGTTTCCGGTTGCCGGCGCGGCGGCAGTTCGCACCGGCGCGGTTTCTCCGTTCACCGCGGCGCCGTTACTTGCCCCTGCGCCGGTTTCTGATATTTCCGGTTCGTACCGAAGCATCGTTTTACCGGCGCGTCACGAAGTGACGGCGGCCGACGTCGACTTGAAGCGGCTCGGCGCGGTGCTGAGCACGGCGTATGAAAACGGTACGGAAAATTTTGAAAATCTGCTGCTTACCGAAGGTTTGGGGCCGCGGACGCTGCAGTCGCTCGCGCTGGTAAGCGAAGTCGTGTACGGTGCGCCGGCGCGGTTCACCGATCCGGCGCGCTTTTCGTTCGCGCACGGCGGCAAGGACGGACATCCGTTTCCGGTGCCGTGCCGGATATACGACGAATCCATCCGCGTCCTGCGCGGGTGCATCGAGCAGTCGAAACTCGGTCTGACTGACAAAAACGAATGCCTGCGGCGGCTGCATACGACGGCGCTCCAAATAGAATCGAATTGTGATCCCGAAGCCGATTTCAGCCGAACGGTTGCGTACGAGCGCGCCCATTCTGCCGAATGGGACGGACGTATTGCCGGTTCGTGCTGA
- a CDS encoding DUF554 domain-containing protein: MLAVFVNCAAIIAGSLIGLLFAKKISAELSGIVQTAAGVVTVVIGLQMAFEYRNVIFLAIALIAGGIIGSLLDIDGKILRCGTLLGAAVSRNRRSRQRRETGSDAGPESENGFAYAFLNSSVLFCVGAMAIIGSLKAGIEKDYTIIFTKSVLDGFMAIVFTAAMGAGTAFSAITVLLYQGALTLLAALVAPFADDVLIAELSASGGALIVMIGINLIGLKRIKTADYLPSVLLTAAFVAGQRLFFS; this comes from the coding sequence ATGCTAGCCGTTTTCGTCAATTGCGCGGCAATTATTGCCGGTTCGCTCATAGGGCTGTTGTTTGCAAAAAAGATAAGCGCCGAACTGTCCGGAATCGTGCAGACGGCGGCCGGCGTCGTTACGGTGGTTATCGGGCTGCAGATGGCGTTCGAATACCGGAACGTCATTTTTCTCGCGATCGCACTGATTGCCGGCGGTATTATCGGTTCACTTCTGGACATCGACGGCAAGATACTGCGCTGCGGCACGCTGCTCGGCGCGGCGGTGTCACGGAACCGTCGGTCAAGGCAGCGGCGGGAAACCGGTTCCGACGCTGGGCCGGAAAGCGAAAACGGATTCGCGTACGCGTTTTTAAACTCATCGGTTCTGTTCTGTGTCGGTGCGATGGCTATCATCGGATCTTTAAAAGCCGGTATCGAAAAGGATTATACGATCATTTTCACCAAATCGGTACTCGACGGATTTATGGCGATCGTTTTCACCGCGGCAATGGGGGCGGGAACGGCGTTTTCGGCGATAACCGTGCTGCTGTATCAGGGTGCGCTCACGCTGCTTGCCGCATTGGTCGCGCCGTTTGCCGACGACGTGCTGATAGCCGAATTGAGCGCTTCAGGCGGTGCGCTCATCGTGATGATCGGCATCAATCTTATCGGTCTGAAACGTATCAAAACAGCCGATTATCTGCCGTCCGTTTTGCTGACCGCCGCGTTCGTCGCCGGACAGCGGCTGTTTTTCAGCTAA